TGGCGCCGGCTTCCCCGTGCCCGGCTGGCCCGGCCGCTTCGCCCAGCCCGGCATCTGGAACGGCGACACCAACGACTCCAAGGGCACGACCATCGGGCCTTTTGTCCAGGGCACCTGGGACCCGAACGACAAGTGGAGCATCGTGGCCGGCGGTCGCGTGGATTTCTTCAAGGCCGAGGTGCGCGAGCCCTTGGCGCCGTGGCATCCTGAGGCCGGGATCGACGTGAAGCTGCCCAACTTCAACACCTCGATCATCTACAAGCCCACCAGCACCTCGAGCGTGTATTTCACCTACAACAAGTCGAAGAACACCTCGGGCGCGGTCGGCAACGGCGGCGGCATCACGGGTTGGGACGCGGCCGGCACCGCCCTCGACAAGGAGCTCTTCCAGCAGCCCAGCGAGCTGTTCGAACTCGGCACCAAGTATGCCCTCCAGGGCAACACGCTCTTCCTGAACTTCGCGGTCTATGACCAGAAGCGCACGGCCAAGAGCACCAGCTCCACCGTCGTGCAGCAGTATAAATACAAGGGCTTCGAGGCCGAGATGAACTACCAGCCGAACAAGCACATCTACGCCACGCTCTCGTATTCCTACATCGACGCCGAGGCCTCGGCCGGCTTCCAATACGGCCTCTTCGGAGGTGCGAGCGAGCTGCCCCCGGGCAACTCCGTCGGCGCCACCGTGCCGATCGGCACGCTGACCAAGGTCCCCGGCCTGCCGAGCCACCTGTTCAACGCCCTGTTCTCCTACTCGTTTGACAACGGCCTGACGCTCACCGCGAACACCGTCATGACGGGCAAGATGAACAACAACACCGCCGGCACGCTCGTCATCCCCTTCCAATACACGCTCGATGCCTCCGCCTCCTACAAATACGAGGACTGGGACTTCCGCGTGCAGGTGCTGAACGCCACCGACGAGGAGAACTGGTCGCCGCCGAACGCCGTTTACGGCAACGGCTCGATCCTGGCCCTCCCCGGCACCCAGGTGCAGTTCACCGCCAAGTATAGCTTCTAAGCCATAGCCATTCGAGGGCCGCCTGTGCAAACGGGCGGCCCTTTGTTTTGCCTGCGGTCCGAGTGGAGCCGGGTCGCCCCCGCCCCGGAGCGTTCGTCCCACCGGCCCGAGGGCGGGCCGGTCTCCACAAAACACCTTGCTTGTCATTCTGAGCGCAGCGAAGAATCCAGAGGAACGCGGACATCATGTCCGTTTGCGGCTGGATTCTTCGCTCCGCTCAGAATGACACGTTACGGATAACGCTCTTCCCACGACCATGAAATCGCTACGTCTCCTGTTTGCGCTGTCACTCCTTTGTTCGACCGCCACCTTCGCCTCCGCCCAGCACGCGCTCGTCATCCAGACCGACTTCGGCACCAAGGACGGCGCCGTTGCCGCCATGAAGGGCATCGCCTTCGGCGTGTCGCCGAAGCTGCCGATCTTCGACCTCAGCCAAGACAACACCCCCTACGACATCTGGGAGGGCGCCTACCGCCTGAAGCAGACCGCCGCGTTCTGGCCGGAGGGCACGGTCTTCATTTCCGTGATCGATCCCGGCGTCGGCACCGAGCGCGCGTCGGTTGTGCTTAAAACCAAGAGCGGCCACTACTTCGTCGGTCCCGACAACGGCACCTGGACGCTCGTGGCCGAGGAACTGGGCGTCGCGGCCGTCCGCCGCATCGACGAGAAGACCAATCGCCGTGCCGGCTCGGAGAAAAGCTACACTTTCCACGGCCGCGATATCTACGCCTTCGTCGGTGCCCGCCTCGCCGCGGGCGTCATCACCTATGAGCAGGTCGGCCCGCTCCTGGAGCCCAAGGTGATCAGTCTGCCCTACCAAAAGCCTGCGCGCGACGGCGCGGCGCTCGTCGGCACGATCCCGCTGATCGATTTTCACTACGGCAACGTCTGGTCGAACATTCCCGACACGCTCTTCGAGGGACTCAGCCCCGCGCCCCAGTTTGGCGACAAGTTCACCGTGATCATCTTCCACGACGGCCGGGAGAAGTATCGCGGCGTCATCCCCTACGTGCGCACCTTTGGCGACGTCAAGGAAGGCGAGCCGCTGCTCTACCTGAACAGCCTGCTCAATGTCGCCTTCGCCCTCAACATGGGCAGCTTCTCCGAAAAACACGGCCTGGCCTCCGGCGGCGACTGGACGGTGCGGATCGAGCGGGTGAAGTGATTGCCGGCTCGTTGGAGGGCTCAGCTCCCGCTGAGCCGCGGCCCAGCGGGAGCTGGGCCCTCCATTGGCCCAAGGCTTGCTTGGAGTGAAGCATGGAAGTCCTGCCCCCGCCGACCACCCCGGACAAAAGCGCCACGATCATCTACGGCTTGGAGGACCGCATCCCGCTCGGGCCTTCGGTGCTCGTGGGGGTCCAGCACGTCTCGGCCATGGTGGTCGGCACGGTCACCCCGCCGCTGATCCTCGCCGGGGCACTAAAGTTTTCGCAGGCGGACACCGCCTATCTGGTCAGCATCGCGCTGCTGGCCTCGGCGTTCGGCACTTGGCTGCAATGCCGGCGACGTGGCCCCGTGGGCTCGGGTTTGCTGAGTGTCACGGGCACGAGCTTTGCCTTTCTCCAGCCTCTGAGCGCTGCCGGACAGGCCGGCGGGCTCGCGCTGATGCTGGGAATCTCGTGCGTGACCGCGCCTATGTTGATCGTGCTCGCGCCCTTCATTGCCCGGCTCAAGCGGGTCTTCACGCCGCTGGTCTCGGGCGTGGTGGTGTTGCTCATCGGAGCCTCGCTGATCCCGACGGCGTTCTACGGCCTCGCGGCCCCGGTGGCTCCCGGGGCGCCGCCGTGGCTTGGATTGGTCGTGGGCCTGGTGGTCATCGCGGTCATCGTGGTTGCGCAGGCGACCGGCCGGTCATGGGCGCGCATCGCCGGGGCTGCACTGGGGGTGGTGGCAGGTTGTCTGGTGGTCGGTCTCGTCGGCGGACTGAAGGCGCCGGAGCCGGGTGCGGGCTGGTTCACGATGCCGAGGCTTTTCCCGCACGGCTTCGCCTTCGAGTGGAAGTTCGTGCCACCGTTTTTGTTCATCACCCTCGTCTCAATGCTGGAGGCGATCGGCGACATCACCGCGACCTCGCAGCTTTCGGGCCTGCCGGCGAAGGGGCCGGATCACTGGAAGCGCCTTTCCGGCGGTGTCCTCGCCGACGGCATCACGAGCACGGTGTCGGCGCTCTTCGGCGGCTTTCCCAGCGCGACCTACGCGCAGAACAACGGCGTCATCCAGATCACCGGCGTGGCCAGCCGGCGCGTGGGCTACGTGATGGCGGTCATCCTCGCCGTGCTCGGGCTGGTGCCGCTGGTCGGCCGCTGGATCACGGTCATGCCGCCGGCTGTGCTCGGCGGGTTGGCGCTGATGATGTTCGGCCTCGTCGCCGTCGCCGGCGTGCGACTGCTGCTGACCGTCGGGCTCGGCCAGCGCGAGGGAGTGATCGTGGCGCTGTCGCTCGGCATGGGCCTCGGTCTGCCGACGCAACCGGCGCTGCTGGCCAGCCTGCCGGGTTGGTTGCACGGCTTGTTGGAATCGGGCATCTCGGCCGGCGGATTGACCGCGCTGGTCCTGACGCTGCTCTGGCCCGGCAAGGATGAACCAACAGAAAGCAGCTAAGCAGCCAAGAGAGCCTTCGCTTCTTGGCTCCTTTGTGTATTTCTGCCGTCCATGCCCACGCTGCTGATCAAAAACATCCACACGCTGGTCACAATGGACGCCAACCGGGCGGAAATCCGTGACGGCGCGCTGTTCGTGCGCGACCACGTGATCGAGCAGGTCGGGCGCACGGCGGACCTGCCTTTGACGGCGGACGAGGTGCTGGACCTGCGCGGGCGGCACGTCGTGCTGCCGGGACTGGTCAACACGCACCACCATTTCTACCAGGTGCTGACGCGCGTCGTGCCCGCGGCGCAGGACGGCGATCTGTTCCAGTGGCTGAAGACGCTTTACCCGATCTGGTCGCGGCTCACCGCGGAGGGCGTCTATGTGAGCGCGCAGATGGCGGCGGCCGAGCTGATGCTCTCGGGCTGCACCACGTCGAGCGATCACCTCTATCTGTTTCCCAACGATTGCAGGCTCGACGACGAGATCCGCGCGCTGCGCGACATCGGGATGCGCTTCCATGCCTGCCGCGGCAGCATGAGCGTGGGTGAGAGCGAGGGCGGCCTGCCGCCGGATGCGCTCGTGGAGAAGGAGGCGGCCGTCCTACGCGACAGCGAGCGGCTGATCCGCCAATACCACGACCCGGCCAGGCACGCCATGCTGCGCGTGGCCCTGGCGCCGTGCTCGCCGTTCTCGGTGTCGCGTGACCTGATGCGCGAGTCGGCCGCGCTGGCGCGGTCGCACCGGTGCGTGCGCCTGCACACGCACCTGGCCGAGAATGCCTCCGATGTGACCTACAGCCGCGAGAAGTTCGGCCTCACGCCCGGCGACTACGCCGAGTCGGTGGGCTGGGTGGGGAACGACGTCTGGCACGCGCATTGCGTGCAACTCGACGACGCGGCCATCGCGAAGTTCGGCCGCACCGGTACGGGCGTGGCGCATTGTCCGTGCAGCAACATGCGGCTTGCGAGCGGCATCGCGCCCGTGCGCAAGATGCTCAACGCCGGCGTGCCGGTCGGCCTCGGCGTGGACGGCTCGGCCTCGAACGATTCCGGCAACCTCCTGCACGAGACCCGCGCCGCCTGCCTGCTGGCGCGCGTGGGGGCGCAGGACGCGTCGGTCATGACCGCCCGGCAGGCACTGGAACTCGCCACGCTGGGCGGCGCGCGGGTCCTCGGTCGCGATGACATCGGTTGCCTCGCGCCCGGCATGGCCGCCGACTTCATCGCGGTGAATCTCGACCGCCCGGCCTTCGCGGGCGCGCAGACCGACCCGGTGGCCGCTCTGGTCTTCTGCGACAGCGGCGCCGTGGACTACAGCTTCATCCACGGCCGCCGCGTCGTGGACCAGGGCCGGCTCGTGACCGTGGATTTGCCCGTGCTCGTCGAGCACACCAACCGCCTGTCGGCGAAGCTGGTGGCGGGCTGAGCGGTCGCAGGTGGCGCGTGTTGCTCCTCAACGCGCATAGGATGTGTGTCGCGCGAAAGCGCCTTGGGGAGCAAGGCGCTCCACCTTTGCGGGCAGTCTCCCGCTCTAGTCCCGGCTTGCGGGGCCGTGCTTCCGTGGTGAAGGTTGCGCCGTGGACCTGATCGACGCGCACGTGCACCTTTACCCGATTGCGGTGAACCGCGACCCGGTGGGCTGGGCGACCGAACATGGCGAGGCGCACTGGGCGCAGCTCTGCACCCGCAAGCGCAAGGACGGCGCGCCCGTGCAGGCGTTTCCCACCATGGCGCAGCTCCTTTTCGACCTGAACGCCGCCGGCATCCGCCGGGCGGTGTTGATGGGCTGGTATTGGGAACGCCATGCGACCTGCGTGGAGCACAACCGGTTCTACGCCTCCTGCCTGCAGGCGTATCCGACGCGCTTCGCGGCCTTTGCGACCGTGCATCCCGATGCCGGACAAAAGGCGCTCGACGAAATCCGTCGGGCGAAGGACGCCGGGTTCTGCGGCATCGGCGAACTGTCGCCGCACTCACAACACGTGCCGTTGGACGAGCCCGTCTGGCACCGCATCCTTGAGCTGGCCGCCGAGCTGGACATGCCCGTGAACCTGCACGTGACCGATCCCGCCTCGCGGCCTTATCCCGGCCGCGTGGACACGCCGCTCGCAGACTTCATCGCGATGGCGAAGGATTTTCCGAAGACGAATTTCATCCTCGCACACTGGGGCGGGGGACTGGCGTGGGCCGAGGCCGCCGCCGGCCTGCGCAACGTGTGGTTCGACACCGCCGCCTCGCCGCTGCTCTACGGCCCGGAGGTCTGGAAGAAGGGTCCGATCGGCCGCGTGCTGTTCGGCTCGGATTATCCGCTGATGCTTTACCCGAAGACCGGCGCCGGGCACGGCTTCGCCGACCTGCTCGCCGAAGCGAAGGCCGCGGGCGCCGACGACTCCATCTTTCGCGTCAACGCGGCGACGCTGCTCGGCATCGAGTAGGGCCGGTCTCCGACCGGCCGGATGGCCCCCAGAAGGCCGAGTTCCCGCAACAGCGGAACGACAGGCGCTGGATGCTTCGCTGAGCTCAGCATGACAGCAACGGAAGCAACTTTCTATGCGTGTCATTCTGAGCGCAGCGAAGAATCCAGCGAACGAGCCATCGACTTCGCGGCCGTTCAGAGACCGGCCCTACCGGCTCAGCAGCCATGGCACGGCCGGGCTGTCGGCGGACGGTAGGATAATCTGCAGGCCGGCGGTCAGTCCGGAATTGAGCGGCACGGGGATCGTGAGCACGGGCAGGCCGGCGAGGCTGGCGGGGGCGGTGAGCGTGAGGATGTTGCGGCGCAGCTCGAGGTTCGCCTCGGTCTTGGTGGGTGCGACGCAAGGCACGGCGGGCAACACGAGGTAGTCGTAGGCGCGGAAGAAATCGCGGAAGACGGATCGCACCTCCGCGAGCCGCTCACGGGCACGGGCGATGTCGGCGGCGGGGAAATGGCCTGCGTCGGTGAAGCGTTTCCAGATGACGGGGTCGTAGTGTTCCCGGTAGGGCGCGAGCCAGTGGCGGTGCACGGCGTGGGCCTCGCTCATGCCGATGGTGATGTAGGACTCGACCGCGTGGTTCCACGAAAGGCTGAGCGCGGCCTCGGCGACCGGGTCGGCATGCGCGCTCAGGCTGGCGGCGGCGTAATCGCAGGCGGTGGCGACGGCGGGGTCCATGCCGGGCACGAGTTTGCGGGCGTTGAGGTAGCAGCCCCTCGGAGGGGTATCCGGTAGCCGCGCTTGAGTCCCGGCTGGGCGGGATGAAAGCGTGGACGACCCCGTTGTCGCTTTCGCGCCCACGCGGCTACCGGTCCAAGCCTGCCATACCGCCAGCATGTCGCCCGCACTGGCGGTGAACCAGCCGGCGGTGTCCAGCGTGGGCGCGAGCGGGAAGGCGTCGCGGATGAATTCGTCGCCGGGCGAAAGGCGGAAACCGTGCAAACCGCACCACGCCGCCGGCACGCGGACCGAGCCGCCGGTGTCGGTGCCGATGGAGAGCGGCGCCACGCCTGCGGCGACGAGCGCGGCCGAGCCGCTGCTGGAGCCGCCGGACAACCGGTTGGGGAAACGCGGATGCGGGCAGTCACCGTAGTGTGGATTTTCGCCGGTCAGGCCGGAGGCGAATTCCACGAGATGGGTTTTGCCCGCGCAGACCGCGCCGAGTTCGCCGAGGCGTTGGACGATGCGACTGTCGGTCTTTGGCGCGGGGCGCACTTGGTCGAGAAACGTGGAACCCGCGCGCGTGGGCACACCGGCGAGGTCGAAGAGATCCTTCAGGAGATAGGGGATGCCGCGGAGGGGACGAGGGCGGGCCGCCGTGTCGGTCGCGGTTGGTGCGGAGACCGACCCTCCGGTAGAAAACTCGTGCGCCAGGTCAGGCTCCGGTTTCAGCCAGGCGACGGCGGCGCGGCGGAGATGATCGGGCAGGGCGGCGACGCGGGCGTGGACTTCGCGGGCGGCGGCGTCCGGTGACAGGTTTTGCCACGCCGCCAGCGGCAATGGGTCTGGCGTTTTGGACGCGTTTGTATCCATTCGGAAAGACTCATGGAGGAGGCCACGCCCATCGTCAAATTCACAGCGGTGCGGAAGCGCTACGGCGCCGGACCGCTGGTGTTGGACGGTCTCGACCTCGCGGTGGCCGCGGGTGATTTTGTCTCGCTGATCGGCCCCAGCGGGTGTGGCAAGTCCACCGTGCTCAAGCTGGTCTCCGGTCTCAATCCGGTGAGCGAGGGCGGCTTGGCGGTGCTCGGCACCCGCCCCAAACAGGCGCGCGACCGGCAGGCGTTCATCTTCCAGGACGCGACGCTGCTGCCGTGGCTCACGGCACAGGCCAACGCGGAGCTGCCGTTGCGGTTGCGCGGTGTCGCAGCGGCGGAACGGCACACCCGCGCGGCCGAGGCGCTCGCCCGGGTGGGGCTGGAAAAGAACCGCGACTACTACCCGCGGCAGCTTTCCGGCGGCATGAAGATGCGCGTGTCCATCGCGCGGGCCATGACGCTCTCGCCGGAGCTGCTGCTGCTCGACGAACCGTTCGGTGCGCTCGACGAGATGACCCGCAACCGGCTCAACGAAGAGCTGCTCCAGCTGCGCGAGCGGCAGAAATTCACGGCGCTGTTCGTGACGCACTCCGTGAGTGAGGCGGTGTTCCTGTCCAACCGCATCGTCGTGATGGCCGCGCATCCCGGTCGCATCCACGCCGAGGTGGCGGTGGATTTCCCGTATCCGCGCGACCAGGCGCTGCGGGAGCAACCGGAGTTTCAGGCCAAGGTGACGGAAGTGTCGCGCCTGCTGCACCAGGTGGAGGAGGCGCCGTGAGGCAAAACCTTCGAAACTGTCATTCCGAAATCACGGACCAATCCGGGGTCCGCTTCGGTGCGATTAGGAATAAACTTTGTTACCGTCATCCTGAGCAGTGCGAAGGATCCAAGGGCGCTAGCGCTGACGGACATCATGCTGGATCCTTCACTTCATTCAGGATGACACGCTGCGGCGGTGTCGGGGAGGAACGCCCATGAAAAAACTCCCCACCTTGTGGCTCTGGCTCCTGCCCGTGATCAGCGGCGCTGTCTTCGTCGCCGTCTGGTATGCGGTCCGGCACTTCAGCGGCCTGCAAAGTTGGATCCTGCCCACGCCCGGCGAGATTCTTGAGGCGGCGTGGAATGAACGCGGGCGGCTCCTGCCGGCCGTGGGCAAGACTTCGGTCGGGGCGCTCGCGGGCTTCCTGCTGGCGGCGGTCTCCAGTTTCGCTATCGCGCTGCTGTTGGGCGGAGCGCGGGCCTTGCGCGCCGGGCTGTATCCGTGGCTGCTGGTGCTGCAGATGACGCCGGTCATCGTCCTTACGCCGATCATCGTGCTCTGGGCCGGACCGGGCACGCCCGGCATCATCACCATCACTTGGCTGATCAGTTTCTTTCCCGTGGTCGTGAACACGACGCAGGGGCTGATCTCCGCCGACCTCAACCATGTGGCGCTGTTCCGCATGGCCAATGCGACCCGCTGGCAGGACCTCATCCATCTGCGCGTGCCGGGGGCGATGCCGTATTACCTCACCGGCCTGCGCATCGCCGCCACGCTTGCGCCCATTGGCGCGATCTTCGGCGAATACATGGTCGGCAACACGTCGGGCGGCTCGGGCGGGCTGGGGTATCTTGTCTATAGCTACAATTCCCAGATCAAGATCCCCGCGCTCTTCGCCACCGCGCTGACAAGCTGCCTGCTGGGATTCCTGTTCGTGGCCGCCATTTCGCTGCTCAACTGGGCCGTGCTCCACAAGTGGCACGACTCCTTCGACCGCGACGACCACTGATGACCGCGGTGGGGCACCACAAAACACACGGAATACTCGAAAGGGAGTATCGCTGCATGGGTGGAGGGCCGGTCTCCGCACCGGCCGTGATCGATTCCGGTCGGTGCGGAGACCGACCCTCCCGTTTACCCATGCGAGGCCGCGCGGGAACCTGGCCCTCTGGGAATTAGCGGAAAACTTTTGTGTATTTCGTGTGTTTCGTGGTTATCTATTTGCCCGAGATGAAGCCTTCCATTCCACGCCTCTTGCTCGTTCTACCGGTGGTCATCTTCCTGGCCGGTTGCGGCAAGCAGGAGCCGGTCGCGCCGCTCCACACCGAAAACGAACTGGTGAAGATCCGGTTCCAGACCGACTGGTTTCCGCAGCCGGAGCACGGCGGCTACTACCAGGCGCTGGCCAAGGGCTACTACGCCGAGGAAGGCCTCGACGTGGAGATCCTGCCGGGCGGGCCCAACGCGCAGATGAAGCAGCTCGTCGCGCTGGGCGAGGCGGATCTCGGCATGACCAACGGCGACGACGTGATCGTGGCCATCGCGCGCGGCCTGCCGATCCAGATGGTCGCCGCCGAGATGCAGCGCGATCCGCAGGGCATCCTCTTCCACAATTCTCACCCGCTCCGCAACCTCGAGGGCCTGCAGGGCCGCACGCTCATGGCCGGCTCGGTCTCCACCTGGCTCGATGTCGTGCGGAAGAAGCTCGGGGTGGAGTTCAACCAGATGCCGCTGGTCGGCGACCTCGCGCGGTTCATGAACGACCCGACGCTGCTCCAGCAGTGCTTCGTGACCAACGAGCCCTTCTTCGCCCGCCAGCGCGGCGCCGAGGTCGGCGCGCTGCTCATCGCCAACGACACCTACGAGCCCTACCGCGTGATTTTCGCCGGCCGGCTCTTCCTCGCCGAGAACCCGGTCGCGGTGGAGAAGTTCGTGCGCGCCAGCCTGCGCGGTTGGGTGGACTACCTGAGCGGCGACCCGACCCCCGGCAACCAGGCCATCGCCAAGCTCCGCAACGACCTCTCGCCCGAGTTCATGGCTTACAGCATCAAGGCGATGAACGACTACAAGCTGGTGCTCGGCGACCCGGCCAAGGGCGAGTTCGCCGGCCTGCTCACCGCCGCGCGCCTCCAGAAGCAGATCACCCTCCTGCAGGAGCTCGGCCTCCTCGACAAACCCGTGACCGTCGAGGACGTCGCGACCTTCGAATTTATCCCGCACTCCGCCAATCCGTGAACCACTAATCTACACTCATTCTCACTAATGACCCGAACAGTCCGGACTCACCAACATTAGTGTTTATTAGTGTCCATTAGTGGTGACTGTATTTTCCCCATGAGCATCGAAGCCAAACTCGCCGAACTCGGCCTCACACTTCCCAATCCGCCCGCCGTCGCCGGCAGCTACGTGCCCTACGTGCGCACGGGCAACCTCCTTTACGTCGCCGGGCAGATCAGTGCCCTCAATGGCGTGATGACCCACGTCGGCCAGGTGGGCAAGGAGCAGACCGTCGAAGCGGCCTACGAGTCCGCCAAGGTCTGCGCGCTCAACACGCTCGCCGTCATCAAGGCCGCCACCGGCAGCCTCGACAGCATCAAGCAGATCGTGCTCGTCACCGGCTTCGTGAATGCGGTGAGCGGCTTCGCCGACAGCCCGGCCGTGATCAACGGCGCCTCGGACCTCTTTGGCAAAGTGTTAGGTGACGCCGGCAAACACGCCCGCGCCGCCGTCGCCGCCGCCGGCCTGCCCAAGGGCTCCACGGTGGAGATTCAGGTGATTGTGGAGCTGAAGGCCTGATCCTGTTTGGTGGAGGGCCCAGCTCCCGCTGGGCCGGGGCACATCGGGAGATGTGCCCTCCATGGATTCCTCCCTCACGAACCCGGAATCAGAATCACACGTTGTCGGTGCTGTTCCCGTTTCCTGTCATCCTGAACGGAGTGAAGGATCCAGCGAGTGCGATGAACGGCCGGTGCGGAGACCGGCCCTCCATTCAACCCGGCCCGCCGAGAAGCGGGCCCGCCGTCAAGCCAGCGGCATCGCGATCGCGCCAGACAGCCCGGCTCACAGTCGCTTGATCATGATCTTCGAATTCCGGCCGCTTTCCTCGTAGGACTTGAGGCGGGAGGGCGGGAGGACGTCCTTGTCGGCGTCGTCGAAGCCGCAGACGGAGGTGAAGAAGCTGTAGGCCTGGGTGGAGAGGGCGAGCACGGCCTTGGCGCCGCGCTCGGCGGCCTGCAGGCAGGCGAACTCCACCATCTTCAGGCCGATGCCGCGGTTGTGGTAGAAGGGCATCACGTAGAGCGAGCCGATCTCGGCGAGGCCGGGCTTGTCGGGGTAGGTCTTGAGCGAGATGCAGGCGGTGATGTTCTCGTCGATCTCGAACACGTAGAAGTCGTCGATGGCCTTCTCGATGGACTGCTGCGAGCGCGGGAGCAGCTCCTCGCGCTTCATGCCGGAGCGGGTGAGGTTGTGGATGGCGCGCACGTCGCGCTTCGTGGCGCGGCGGATCTGCTGGTAGTCGTTGCCGTAGATGAGCGTGCCGACGCCCTCGTTGGAGAACACCTCGGCGAGCAGGCCGTCGAGCTCGCGGCCGTCGAGGAGGTGGATGCGGGGCGTGCCGGTCTCGATGGCCTTCACGGCGTGGGCGGCCTTGCTGCGCATGGGCTCGTTGATGGACTCCGGCTTCTCGTCGAGGACCTTGCGGAGCTTGTCCACGGAGATGTCG
This DNA window, taken from Oleiharenicola lentus, encodes the following:
- the argA gene encoding amino-acid N-acetyltransferase, with the protein product MSSNGSALKPTDLRGILKYVPRFQGQIFVIALDGSIVADDNFENVITDVAVLRSLGIKVVLVHGIGQQIVELAKVRSIAITDSVGTGVTDAATLDLAIRASSRVTHLVIEGLTANGLKAALTNAVRAIPLGILRGVDHQFTGRVDRIDRDFIQQLIGSGVVPVVNPIGFDRDGKPLRVNSDLLAAELAEALQATKIVYFSPCLGLEINGKLQHDISVDKLRKVLDEKPESINEPMRSKAAHAVKAIETGTPRIHLLDGRELDGLLAEVFSNEGVGTLIYGNDYQQIRRATKRDVRAIHNLTRSGMKREELLPRSQQSIEKAIDDFYVFEIDENITACISLKTYPDKPGLAEIGSLYVMPFYHNRGIGLKMVEFACLQAAERGAKAVLALSTQAYSFFTSVCGFDDADKDVLPPSRLKSYEESGRNSKIMIKRL